In Drosophila santomea strain STO CAGO 1482 chromosome 2L, Prin_Dsan_1.1, whole genome shotgun sequence, a single window of DNA contains:
- the LOC120457690 gene encoding uncharacterized protein LOC120457690 — protein MAIIVLATILVLSQGIQSQDNISLAPLKKLNDVVTSRLKERLKEATPADFSEHYKRLQQAADLPIYQLDEKIMAYNELNLLQQTDDSLGSTSEPPALNGTVSEDGPVLRQDMTFTMFERRILRILKRLGIYDNFTVRVFNAIFSDEKQLRKLKKKLDELDKEDKDTDKDKDILWGHVLDLF, from the coding sequence ATGGCAATCATTGTTTTGGCCACGATTTTGGTATTGTCCCAAGGGATTCAAAGCCAGGATAACATATCCTTGGCACCACTAAAAAAGCTAAACGATGTCGTCACTTCTCGCTTGAAAGAGCGCCTTAAAGAAGCCACACCTGCCGATTTTTCTGAACACTACAAACGACTTCAACAAGCTGCCGATCTACCGATTTATCAACTGGACGAAAAAATTATGGCATACAATGAGCTTAATCTTCTCCAGCAGACTGACGACTCCTTGGGTTCAACCAGCGAGCCACCTGCCCTGAATGGAACAGTTTCTGAGGATGGACCAGTGTTGCGACAGGATATGACATTCACCATGTTCGAAAGAAGAATTCTGAGAATCCTTAAGAGGCTTGGCATCTACGATAACTTTACTGTTCGCGTATTCAACGCTATCTTCAGCGATGAAAAACAGCTGCGAAAGCTTAAGAAGAAGCTGGACGAGTTGGACAAGGAGGATAAGGACACGGATAAGGACAAGGATATATTGTGGGGCCATGTCCTCGACTTGTTTTGA